TAGCTTGAACTCTGACTCAGAAAGTCAAGATATTAGCTTAATTGCACATAAAAAGAGTCAGCACAGTTGTGGGTTGCTGTGATCTCACAACAAGGAACAGAGCTACCTTTTCCAAGGTTGGACTTTTCGACAATTAAGCCCAAAATTATTGCATACTTTGGCTCCTTTTCAGGTATTCCTACAGAGTTTCCAGTTGAGATCTGTTGGCCTGAAGTGACCTTACAAGGGAGTACACAGCAGAGGGGAGTGCAGGGCTTTTCCTGTGCTGTACACACGTCACCACTGCACGTCCCCACTTCAAGAAATGCCTGGCATCTCCATGGCTGCTTCATCTGATTCAGGACACAGGACTAGACGTTTTTACTAAAGACttcatcaattaaaaaaaaaaaaaaattggttgtTGCCTTCACAGACATGACATAATATGTTCTTTGAGAAGTATCCTTATGTGGCTGTCAGGAGGGCACTTAAGCCTCTCAGATGTGTGTGACTAAAAGAGACACATCCTGACTTCGTGAAAAGTATTTTATATGAGTAGttagaagaattaaaaatacatttcaatcAAAAAAAGTGACTGATCTGTATTTTAGAGGTGAAATCTATTTAATCCTGATATAATTaaaataggaattttaaaaaattatttgtgaatgtttttgaaaaattatttttgcaaaatatgTACTGTTCCCAGAAGCTCTGGTTTGTCATACAATTGGTGAAAAGCTCTTCAAGAGCAATTCAATTTATACAATAAAAGACAAACCCTATTAAATATATCCCTATTGATGGATGTGTGTGTTTAACCTTCAAGGGTGGAGATTCCTCAGGGAATCCATTTCATGCTGTATTATCCTTACTACTAGCTTCCCAAAAAGTTAATGTGATTCTTCCATGCTAAAACTTAAGCTTGTTATttttgctgctgcctgacaCTCCCTCAAAGTGCAAATTACTTGTTTTCTTACTCCAGAGATGCACACATATCTAAGGACTGCTATCCTCTTCCAAGacagtttttttcccttcatgttAAACTTTTAACAGTCTTTTTAACCTTTCCTTATATGACATGTCTTCCCATACTCCAGTTGCCATCGCTGCTCCTCTAGACTCTGATTAGTAGCCCACATCTTTAGGGTAATATGTGGAAGGTCTCGTCAAAAACCAGAAGTGCTTCAGTTGAAACAATGCTGCTTCTAAGTGAAGTGGGGGGATTAAATCATGCACTGCTTAGACCATCCTCTTGCCCTCCAGTTTGCAGGAACTCTCTGGGAGAAGGATTTTCTGGATTCACACACAGTAAACAGAATCAAGAATCTGGAATTATTCAATGTCATTAAAAAGGCACTAAGCACTGCTTTAGTATCCTTTCTGGTGGATTACTTGATGTAGAGTGAGTGCCATCTGGAGGTTAGGAAACATGGAGCTCTGTATGCTTTCATGCTGAACAACAAAATCCCCTAGGTTTACAAATGAAATGTTCTTACATGAGTAGGAGCTCGAGCCTGACAGATACTGGGCATCCAGCACTCAGTGAAAAGTTTGTGACCCAGAGTAAGGCATGCAAGGGCAATGTCTCTTGCTGTTATGCAATCACCAGAAAATGTCTAACCTCTGAGTGGCCTGTGCAGTTTTcagaaaaagctctggacagcACAAGGACAAGAAAAGTCTTGATCTGctctttcctcttctgcttTCAGGAGACAAATGAGTTCCTGGTGCAGTTTTCTGCTcacaggaggcagcagaaagCGTTTCAGATGaacaagaaattttaaaaggatgGTTCCCATTTGGTATGTCTGAGCTCAGTTCTCCATCATCATTCATGTCTGCACAGAGTGGAATCAGCCTTCCTCACCTGGGCTGGTTGCATGATGTGGTCTTCCTTCTTTAGGTAACTTGTAATCTTGAAAGCCCTGATCCTTCAATTCTCACTGTGTTGAGGAAGCCAAGAGGAGAACCACTTGGAAGTCGTGACTTTGGGGTATGGGACCTGGCTCACCTTGCCACAGTGCCTTCTTTTTTGCCTGAGACTGCTTGGATCAGTGATCACACTGGTCACAGTGGTCACCTTGTTTGCTGAGCTGACTTCTGCCACTGAAGCCTAATCATAAAAACAAATAGCTTTAATTGCAGAGCATGAGTGCATGCATCTCCATCTCAGTCTGGTGAGACACTGCAGCCTGTTGTGTCAAGACAATGCTAATGGCTTCTGTGTTGAGCTCCACTTGGGCCTGAGCATGATCCTGCAGAAGTTACATACAGCTTAAAGGACAGATATTGAGTGTCCCTCTCCATGCTCTGCTCCTTGCAGATTTTTCCCTACAGAACAACAGGCCCTAAAGTTTCAAGCTATAGAATGAAGATGCACTAGCTGAACAGGTTTTTCGTATTGTGTTGATTTAGCTTGAGGATAGTTTCCCTGGGCAACCACAGATTTTAGGGACTAAACCTGTTAAATTCAAGGTTGACAATCCTGAGGGTGTAAGACAGGTTGCTGAGCCAACACGCCTTCAGAGCAAAATGTGAAAGCCTGCTTCCTTGTCAATGAGTTTCCATTAGTTaagccaggaaaaaaagcataagggaaaggaattgaagagcagcaaatccacagaaacaaaaatgaaaactagCGTGAAAAATATTTGGTCTCCCTCCCTCAGCAGGGAGTGGTGAAAAGCACAGAGCATGTCTCACATGCTTAAGTATTATTCTTTAGAGCAAGTTTAAACATGCAGATGACAGAAGCTGATGAATCCTTGTCAAACTACATGAAATGCAACAAGCTTCTTTATTTTTGACATGCTGACTTCCAGAACTGAAAGTGTTTTTTATGTCGTGACTCATCTGTGCAGACCTCTATTGTTTGTTTTCAGGAGATAAAATTCAGGAAGAAACGGTCTTTTGTCTGTAACCTCATTCTTTCAGATGTTAGTGGCATCCTTACTGTAGATTTGCATGGGAGCATGGATGAGATCTGTAGTGCTGTCTGCATATGGCACCCAAATTACGAAGAGGATCATCTATTATATCATTGTTGGACCAGATCTGTTTTTACCCTTGAAAGAACTTGCTTTGTTGCTGTTCTGTTGTTACTGAAGCACTAAGAAAGCTGGAGCTCACCCTCAAGTTTCCTCTCTcgtgcagcactgctgaagaaTTCATATTtaccacagccctgccaagctCAGTATTCATTTGGCTGCCAGTAGTTTGGTTGGTTGAGTTGGGAACTTTGCTTGGGAACACAGACATACAATTTGGCAGTGGCTTCTGCTCCTTTCTCTTACCCTGGATAAAACAAAGACCATAATAAGTTTTCAAAATTGAAAGAATTGCTTCTTACAAAAGTACAACTTACTGAAATTATTTGTAATATCAGCACTTCTAATATCAGCACTTCTGCTTTCGAAATTAGAATTTAAATGTACTTAAATATATAATACTGAATGTACATGAAAGTGTTGTAGAAATAAGGCAAAACAattgggagggtttttttccctgttgtctTATGATAGGATAACTGAGggaaatgaataattttaaaatgtgttgcATAAAATGTTATCTGGGACAGAAGTTACACTGCTCTAGAACGGTTGTGATGTGggaggttttttcttttatttttagtaagTGGTTTGGGTTTCAGCAGATGATTATCTTACAAATTTGCTCCTAGGAAGTTGATTCTTCCAGCACCTGTCTTTTTCCAAGTTGTTAACATTAAAACAGATTGAACACACATAGGtagcagagaaaaacatttcagctcttttatttttcctaaagatTATAGAAGTAAAGAATTTGCCAATAATGCCTAGGTATGCTTCAAGTTGAAATATTAGCCTAGCTCAAATTGATGAAAACTAAAAAGAGCATGGGGACAGTTAAATGTCTGTTCGAAACTCAACATTTGGTTAAGGATCCTTTAGGAAACTCCAGATCTGGTGCCTTGGAATAGAAGTAAAAAATACAGTGTcaaattttttgtctttaaataaaTTGGTtatctgcaggcaaacatccATGGGAGTATTCTGTGCATATAGGCAGCTGTGCTAGGAGCACATGGAGTCAGAAGAGACCTGAGTTTTGCATTTCAGCTCTGTTCAACACCTGGTGTGGGACTTAGATTTTCTGTCCTTTGCTTTCCTTGGCCTGAAATGGAGGAAACATCAGTTCACCCACTATTGTAAGAGGAGTGTGAGTCAAGAGAGGAAACAGTTCTGTACAGCTGTATCTGCTGCAGGGCTCAAGGGACACCTGGGTTGACTCTGAGCTGCTTACCTGTGCTGCATCTAAGCTCATCAAACaagtgctggagctgtgcatccTTCTGAGCTGAGCTTGTCTGTACAGCACAGCCTGGTACCATGTGGAGCTAGGAGCAATGGATTTCTGTGCTGCACGCCCCTGTCCAGTGCAGATATGCCCCAGGTGCaaataaaatctaatttatGACTGTTCTGTCTATCACTATGTGTCTTGGTAtaccagcacagcactgagatCCTAGAATTTTATATCTTGATATGCAGCCATTTTTTGAGCGTTATCAGGTTTGGGTGCTATTGGATGGTGCTAATTAGTGAGAAATGTCATGGTCTCAGGCACTGCCCTACATCTGCTTCAAGTCAGACCATTTAATGCATACCAGCCTTTCTCCATCACTGTTTTTGGGACAGGAATGTGGAAGTGAAGGACAGTCCCCTGCAGGCTGTAGGGTATGTAGTTTGATGAATCCATCTTTAGGCATTTTGTTCTTCACAAGCCTGTCCTACCCTTTTGCAAGAGTTTCTGTCTTCATAGCTAAAACTGGAAAGCAGAACATGCATCAGCTCTATGATTTGTTACATTACACATGAAAGTGAGTTTGCACCAATATTCATGACTGTCAAccccagggacaggcacagtCTTTCCTGCTGCCTTAGCTGGGGAATGAGTATGGAACAGGCTGAGCCTGTTGAGCAAGAGTCTGTGTGTCCCAGCAGTACTGGGAAAGAGTAACATTGCCCTGGCTTTGCATGCGTCACAGTCCTGGCATCAGCCTGTTCCTCAAGTAAACAGAGCCAGGCAAGACTGCAAACTGCAAATTTCTCTGGGGAAATCAGGGCTGGGATCTCTATCTCCTTTGGAAGGCTGAAGAGGGTGAAGGTTTTCGGGTGGTTTCGTTTCCCATTTTAGAAAATCCCGAGAGTGATActctttttcttgcctttccTTTAGCTTGGTCAGTGTGCAGCTGGAAATGAAGCTGAATTTAATTTTACCAAGAATATTCTTCTAATAGACATGATGATGTATACTGAAGTATAAACATAAACACTTACTCAAGATATGTGGCAGAGACAGGATCTCAATTTCGGGTTCCTTTGGGTCACTGGTGTGTGCACAGCCAAAGCTTAGGCTGTATGTGTGCAGCAGTCTGCTGAAATACCATAACAATGGGGCAAGTTCACTAGATTTACAGACTGGGAATACAAAATTGTATTTTGGCAGAACACTCTGTTCAGCTTCCATTTCAGCCATTTCCAAGAGTATGAGAAGAGGTGATAATATCACTGTGTCTGCAATAAATTATAAAGCTTGGCACTTTTATGTCTTCATTGTGGAAATCTCTAAAAGCTAAAAGATACTTAGCATGCAGTTCTTTGCATCGATTTTCAGCTTAAGTCCAGCATGCTGGAGATATTAGGACAGATTTTGTCCAGTGAAGGAGAGCAGGATAATGTAACCCTAGAAAGGAAGGTATTAGCATCTGATCCAaagtccctgcagcagcaaattTTGTTTGATAGTGTTGGCTTTGGATCAAGCCCTAATGCTGTCAGGGACTATCAGGACCATTGTCAGGACAAGCCAAAGAGGCATGAACTGGAACAAGTGACTTACCAGattctccttcccctctgttCAGCCTCCACAGACTCTCCAGATCTTATCCTGTTGGACCTGGTCTACCTGCTTGTCTGCCCAGGCCCAGTAGCCACTTGTGCAGTGGTTGCCTGTTCTGCTCAGCTGGGTGCTGCTAAGACAcagaaggagctggggatggtTGCCCCAGAGGTGTGATTCCTGTTTGTTGAGACCTAACCAAAGTATTTCTCCTGATTCCAGAACCCCTTTCCAGCTTGTCCATTTTGAGACTCACCATATACCAAGCCTTTTTAGCCATATTGTGACTTCTCAGAAAGTGAAACCTATTCTTGTTTGCACTTTCAAAGTTCCTTTTCTCCtgacattttctttcagctgctgcttgggagtgctttcagaaaagaacatgcacagcagcactgacaggcagtgctcagcactggttTACTTCCCTCTTATTTAATGCCCCTTTCCCACTGCTTTATGTTGCATCATTGCTTGAGTGCTGTCGGGGTCTTCATGGTAACAGCAGCCTCATAAGTGACTGTAATTGGAAGCAATGGGATCTCCAGATGCAGCCAGCAAACTCTTAGCTTGCAAGGTGATTACAGTGACTGCAGCTGAGATCAGCCTCTATTCAAAATCCTCAGAACAATAAAGTCTGGTTTAATAGCAAAGGGTGCTGTGGAGATTGCTGCTGAGTAGTCAGGAGGACTTTTGTTGTGGTTATGTAGCAGAAGCAAAAGCTCCTGAAAGCTGCTGGTTTCCCTGTGTGTTTACTGTCTCTATTGGAAACGTCTGACTTGTGAATATATAccagaagaggagcagagaCCCAGTGTGACAGCTGCTGGGGCCGTGAACTCTGTTTGGGGCAGAGATGTTTGGTTAAAATTAAGTGTTTCAAGGAATCTGTTCTGAAAGCTTCTTATtttcaagtttaaaaaattcttctcaAGCACTTGGAGAGTTCCGCAGAAGGTATTAAGCAACTATGAGAAGGTTTTAAGTAACTATAAAGGGTCATTAGTATAAAAAGTGAGAATTTTCAAAACAGTGTCCAAAATGTCAGTGTTTGTCTTTGCAGCCTGTTAGGCTTCTGTGGGATGAAACTCTCTTCCTCAAGTATTTGTGACCTTGCAGGAAAACAGAGTATTTAAAGTATAAATTTCCTCTGAAATTCTTGACTGACTTGTTTTTGAGTAGTGTGGATTAGTTCCAGATGAATTCTATCCTCTTGTTTCATCTTTCTGGTAAATGCTAATGAACTCTACTTCTTCAGGGGGACTTTGGCAAACTTATTTGCTTGCAGTATTGGGAAACATACTGAATTTGGCAGATAATTTCTTTAACAGTAGTTACAATTATACAACAATTCAAACACTTCATGTAGACAAGTTGAGCAAAAAATACTTCTACAATTCTacaataatttttgaaaaaattattctgaatttGAAGATTATGGTAACTTAAGAAAAGGTAAATTCCACCTCAAAGCCCTatgtttgctttggttttgaattaaattttagtaggctttttgtttattttctatttttctgagATAATTGAAATATGAATAGTTCAAGAGTTTTGTCTCTTTcagccaaaaggaaaaagaagtcatGTAGTCACGTAGCATTGTCATGGAGTGAAGAAATTTAGTGCTCTTCAGCCTGGGTAGTAGTTGTCCCTGTTCCTCTTGTGAAATCTGCTTATCCTGTTGCATTTGGTCCAGAGTGCTCTCCAAGTTGGAGTGTGTGCAGCTGGTTGGAGAACAGTGTTTTAGCAGCATCTGATTGCTTTAAAAGGAATCTGAGGGACATTTGGCATGGGATTTTATCTCCTGATGTGTTCAGAAAAGGATGCTAATGGAAAGTCTGTTCCTCTTAATTCTTGTGTACAAAGTTCCTGTATCAGACTGAATTTTAATTCTGATCATTCTTTCAAGTCAGTTTCTGCAAATTAAACAATAATAAGGTAAAACTGGTTGTTGTACTGAGGTTAGTCTTGAAGTGACTATCAGCTACCAAATAAACAGGACAGAAAGATTACAAGCATGTGTTTTAAGTCTATGCCATTGAGTGATCTCAGCAGACCTGGCACAGATACTGAACTGTTTCCCCTCATTGTTCCCATTTGCCAGTTTAGCATTTTATTTGCTCATTTGAATTGGTACAACTGATTTACTGTGAACACCTTTTCATCCTGTAGATTGATGTTTATTGTGGCTTCATGCCACATGCATCAATGTAAACTGCTTAGAACATCTTGATTTCTTCTGGTTGGGGACAtgaaacttgaaaaataattatgagTGTCACTGTCAAAGATGGCCTTTGCTTAGAAGTATGTTTTGTGATTAATTAATCTGACAAGCAAATGTCAGGGCCTGTCATTTTGAAGAAGAACTTGACTGAGGTTGGTCTTCTGGTTTTACAAGACAAGTGATAATATGCACTACAAATTCATCTGGCAGAAATAAGGCAGTTATTTCCTTTGAGTCAAAAGAAAAGATGCCTAGAGAGGCTTTTTATAGATGAAAAATTGTAGACAAAACCTTTTTATTTGACCACAAGAGGGTATTGCAGTATCAGTTATGCAAGACTTCAACTAATGTTTACCTTTATGTGCTCTGACTTATTTTTAAGATACATATTTCTCAAAACTGATCATTTAAATTAGATAGTAGTTAAGAAAATCAGGTTTTGTATGCCAGTATTTGATGTCCTTGTCCAAGGGCAATTTCTGAGTTGGTTTTTCCTAAAATTTATAGTAGAAGTTTTTTAACACCTTAGAGGTTCCCTTCACTGGATAACAGAGACTTAGACAGTTACTCTGAAACAATGAAAAACTTCATGGAAATGGCTTGCAAGGACACATCAATCACATCAGAGAAATACTAACAGGAGATGAATGTGTTGCTGCTTTGTCTGGAAGTGCCCATTGGTCCAGGATGGGAGCTGGCACAGTCAGTGAGACTCTGATCTGATTTTTCCATGTGATTTACTTGAAGGAATAAGTTCTGAAATCTTTTTTAGCTCATTTGTGTTTCCCAATTTTCTCATTTACATCCAATTCTTCTACAGTATACATGCAATGTTGATCTgcactttttaaataattcaataCCGTGTTGCAATACTTCCCTACAAAAGTTGAGTATTCTGAACTTTAAGGGCTGAGTTGCCAAATGTTTGTACCATGGGAGAGGGACCTAGAAGGATTTTTGAATTCACCCCCTCTTATATCTACTGCTGAATTTAGGAGAAGGTGCATGGGATGCCCGCATGTCTCTCAACAAACTCACCTTGTAAAAGTAGAGGAGCAGCCATATCTCATTATCTGTGAGGATCAAGTTTCTGAGAGTTCTGATAGTGACTAATGGACAACAAAGCAATTTTCATACAAGAAGGTTTGTGAGATATTGTGGAGATTTAAGTAGCACATACATTGAAAACCCAGATGCAATGCATGTGCTGTATGCAAATAAGAGGCAGGATCAAAAGCTGGAGGAGAGGGCAGCCCTCTGGAGAGCAGCTTCTCGGAGCAGGTCACAATTCTGAAGATCTCTGTCACTTCATCACGAGTGAAGAGATCCCCATAGAAATCTTCCAGCAGAAGCAGTGTTTCCTGCCTGCCTCAAATAGTGGCATTTGACTTGTCATCGTCATGTCCCTCAAATGAATGAAGATCAGTCAGGGTTGCAGTTTGGAGGGGAGTCCCTGGTGAagggtggcagagcaggctgtgaggtGGTTGGCCAGAGGACACTGAGCACCCAGTAGAGAAATGACATTTGGCAAGGCATTAACACACTGGGCGTTAAGCACCAAGGACTCTGGAAAGCCTGGagatggcagctcctgctggttAGCCATATCTTGGTCTGGCAGGAGCAGAATGTCTTGAGTCTCCGTATGCAGGCAAAATGATACCACTTTGGAGTCAAACTCCTTGTGAGCAATTTATGTAGCTGATTGATGAAAGGCATCATGCATGAAGTTTTGCTGTGGGTTTCTTAAAACATGCACTTATTTCATGTCTTTATGGAGTTGTGCTGATAGACCCTGGCAAGCAGAGTGTCTGTTGCGTCGGCAGCGTACAAATACCACGGGGAGAATGTCTGCTTCCAGTGACACAGAGTCTGACACTTCAAATACAACCAAAGCTGTAGTACAGACTGCAAGAAAtctgttgtgatttttttttatccccttATAAAGGTTGTAAAATATGTTAACAACTGATGTGCAGTTTCTCTATTtgaagcaaaaattatttatttgggCCATTGTGTGTGTAGGGATTTGAAGGTATTTGGTTTTAGGAGAAAGAACTTTAAATATATGCAGTGTTCCTCACGGGCTGAGGAATCTTTTCAGTCGCGATTACACATAATTTAACTCTTAGAGGCCAGATCCTGTGAAGAAGTGCAATATTGTAGGGACAACCAAAGTTATCTTCGTTATTCAGAGTTGAGTTAAAATCACATCCTCAccacagcagggagctctggtAACTGCACAGTGGAGCTTGGCATTATTCTGTTCATCCTCACTGTTGGCTTGCACAATTTGTGAACAGGTCTAGGAGAGTTGCAGGGTACAAAGTGGttcagtgctctgcagaggcCATGCTTTGTGCTGCCTCTCCATAAGCACCCATGGCAGTGGTTGGGCCTCTGACTCTGGTGTGGCTCTGATTCCTGCACTCCTGGGCTCTGCAACTGCTCACAGAGGCAGCTTACAGGGGAGGGAAACTGCCTCAAAAATACTACAGAGGCTCagttttccctctctgctacCTGTAGCACTGTGGTACTTACAGAAGTATTTTGTCCTGTGAATTACAACATTCCAGCTGTGTATTATTACATATTTCAATGCTCGATTCTTTTccggttttggggtgttttgcaTTATTCTCTGGTTTTTCACCTATCTCTTTTGGCAGCTAAGGGTATAATTTGTTGGTCTGCATTTTTGTACACTGAATGTTTCATTTGCCATCTGCTCACCATATTCATAAAAGACATTAACTTGCTGTTTTTATATGAGAAACCAAAATTTCTCTGCTGCAAGTTATGCACAGTTTTCAAAGGACAATAcctaacatttattttaaattgtgtcTCACTATTAAATGAAAGGTGTCACCTggcttttaaaatgttcttcacCTTTGTTAACTTTGTTGGCTGAGAATTGAGCTACttcctcttaatttttttcaaggtaACTGTCAGAGTCTTGTCTGATCATGCTAATCACAAGCTTTGTCTATTTTTCAGCAAAGCTTTTAGCATCTTCATTGCAGTTATAAGTGTCAGTTTCCTTTTTAACTGTAGAAGCTAGTGTCAGATCACACTTCAGGCTGATGTTTGTCCATCTCTGACTGTTGGGGATTGGAAAGAAGTTCTCCCTAAAGGCAGGTTGTTCCCATAATATGGGGGTTGTGTATAACCTTTTCTTTGATACACTAAAATCTGGTGGCAGATTTGCAGAGATGATGAGAATTCAGGTCTGAAGGGACCTCAGGAGGTCTCTAGCCCAACCTGCTCCTCAGAGCATGAGCTATGAAATCAGACCAGCTGGTCAGGGCTTTATGCTGTTGATCCTGAAAgcctccaaggatggagactgaAGAACCATTTTGGGTAATGCATGTCACCTCAGGGTTGCCACTGTAGTGAAGATGTTTTGGCTTATATACAGTCAGAACCTCTCCTGTTTCAACTTGCGCCTGTTTTGTTTAATTCCTCCACTGAGCCATGGTCCAAGCAGCCCGACTGAGTCTTTCCTACAATCTGATTGCAGTTGCTGGGCCTCTGCTCCTTGGTCTCCCCACAGccctctctgctccaggctgggcagagtttgaTCTCTAGTTGTGTTGTCTGTGTTACACAGATGTGTCAGATCCTTATTTGACCCACTCTgttctctgtccctgcctgatTTGACCACTTACACTGCtcatgcccagcagggcagaTGCTCCATGAGAtctagaaaggaaaataacagaGTGTACTTGGAGTGCACATGGAATGTCATTTTGGCATTCTTTTCTTAGATCACCTGCACTTTTCTGTAGCCCAGTTCAGCCTTATTCCTTCTATGGTTGTACTGAGCTTGACTGTTTTGCTGTAGAGTTGGAAAATTTTGCTCCCTGAAGAAATGGACAGGGATTCCTGGATTTCACAGTTTGGagccttttctttttatctcaGTTGTGCAGCCATTCACATGTGGATACTCAAACAGGCAAAACTGATGGGAATCTGCCTCTTAGAATGGGCTGTATTCCAGTTTTCAAGAAAGGTCTCAGTTTCTAGGAAACTTTTTGCTTAGGTCACTACTGAAGTTTAGAATCCTCCCAAAACAGTGTACAGAAATACAACTAAAAGCGCCGTTGCAGAATTAGGATTAAATCCTGCCTTCTTGCATTTGGTCACTTAATGAGAAAAAGGGCAAGAGACCTTATGCTACTTTTTATGTGAACTACCCACATAATATACACATGTGCAGTATGAGTATCATATATCTCTCTTTAAAAATCCAGCTTTGAATAACAGTGTTGATAGAAGTGcacccagcagcattttccacGTAGACATCATAAAAAACTTCAGCCAAACTGAGATTATGGAAAATTGTTTCCCTCTTTAACATGAAGCATTTAATCTTGAAATATAGTGAGATCAGTGAATCTTTAATGAGAAACAGGGTTTCCAAAATGCTTCCAGTTTGTGTCAGGAAACAGGGCAAAGCCTGACAGCGTGAAGAGCCCCAGGTCAGTTGAGGTCTCCTACAGCTTCCAGCATTTCTAGCTCTTAATAGCAGGCATCTCAAAGTTCTGAGATGTTGTGCTACCTTGGTCCTTGGTTTCTGGGCAGACTACTCAATGCttccatatatttttaaaagaaaagaaaaaatagcaaCCAAAATAGGGATATTCTGATGGGCTTTTTAATTCTTTGTCTACTTCAGCATTCCAAGTCCTTGGTAGATTAAACCATGACAAAAGACATTTTGCAAATCTTTGTTCTTGTCTGCTGACCATGCTAAAGAGCCTTTAAATGTATTCTACATTGTTTAAGATTGACTAACCTGGGGTTGGGTCAGTGAGATAATCACACATAGGAGTATTTACTGCTATTTAGAAAGTCCTAGGGTAGCTGAGAAGTCATGATGGGCCACCAGATCCATAGCTAAGCTGCAAGAGACCTGCATCTTTCCACAAaagcaggagggacaggcaaCATCTGGCTGTCATGTTGCACTGGATGACCATGAGTGTGTCAATACTTCACATCTTGACATCCAGCTAAGAGTGTTATTCAGCCAAATCTCCCAGTCAGCTCCACCTGCTGCACTGTGGGTTGTGCCATGGAGTGG
This window of the Ammospiza nelsoni isolate bAmmNel1 chromosome 3, bAmmNel1.pri, whole genome shotgun sequence genome carries:
- the C3H2orf50 gene encoding LOW QUALITY PROTEIN: uncharacterized protein C2orf50 homolog (The sequence of the model RefSeq protein was modified relative to this genomic sequence to represent the inferred CDS: inserted 5 bases in 3 codons; substituted 2 bases at 2 genomic stop codons) codes for the protein MAKKAWYMVSLKMDKLERGSGIRRNTLVRSQQTGITPLGQPSPAPSVSXQHPAEQNRQPLXTSGYWAWADKQVDQVQQDKIWXESVEAEQRGRRIWHQIWSFLKDPXPNGKRKEQKPLPNCMSVFPSKVPNSTNQTTGSQMNTELGRAVVNMNXFSSAARERKLEGELQLS